The Streptomyces sp. NBC_01244 genome contains a region encoding:
- a CDS encoding helix-turn-helix domain-containing protein, whose protein sequence is MATPPYSSWMRYFSPTANHRRLGLVCLGVGVQQGVLPVVGPRVLDHHVAVVVCAGRGWFSHGGRAPQPVTAPALLWLVPGVEHHYGPDPQTGWDECFVDFAGHSVEAYTDLGYVTPDRPLVPLSGTAGVRHVVDGIVRAARLGGPLLEVEAAAAVHGLLVALRYARAGVSRHGDTVMDTLARDALLPISVAEHAARLGMTLPELRGAVRGSTGEGVKEYLLGIRLSRAKELLARTDLPVAGVARRVGYEDAAYFSRLFSRRVGVAPVRFRRQQAVQQQSARWHPLPQEPSPPELPEPPPSSAPTPHEGVTAGSRC, encoded by the coding sequence ATGGCAACGCCTCCGTACAGCAGCTGGATGCGGTACTTCTCGCCGACCGCCAACCACCGCCGGCTCGGGCTCGTGTGTCTCGGGGTGGGGGTGCAGCAGGGCGTGCTGCCGGTGGTCGGGCCGCGCGTGCTCGACCACCACGTCGCGGTGGTGGTCTGCGCCGGCCGGGGCTGGTTCAGCCACGGCGGGCGGGCCCCGCAGCCGGTGACGGCCCCGGCGCTGCTGTGGCTCGTGCCCGGGGTGGAGCACCACTACGGCCCCGATCCGCAGACGGGCTGGGACGAGTGCTTCGTGGATTTCGCCGGCCACAGCGTGGAGGCGTACACCGACCTCGGCTACGTCACCCCCGACCGCCCGCTGGTACCGCTCAGCGGCACGGCCGGGGTGCGGCACGTGGTCGACGGGATCGTACGGGCGGCCCGGCTGGGCGGCCCCCTGCTGGAGGTGGAGGCCGCCGCGGCCGTGCACGGGCTGCTCGTCGCGCTGCGCTACGCCCGGGCCGGGGTGTCGCGGCACGGGGACACCGTGATGGACACCCTCGCCCGGGACGCGCTGCTGCCGATATCGGTGGCCGAGCACGCCGCCCGGCTCGGGATGACCCTCCCCGAACTGCGCGGGGCCGTGCGGGGCAGTACCGGGGAGGGGGTCAAGGAGTACCTCCTCGGTATCCGCCTGAGCCGGGCGAAGGAGCTGCTGGCCCGCACCGACCTGCCGGTCGCCGGGGTCGCCCGGCGGGTCGGCTACGAGGACGCCGCCTACTTCAGCAGGCTGTTCAGCCGCCGGGTGGGCGTGGCGCCCGTCCGGTTCCGCCGACAGCAGGCGGTGCAGCAGCAGTCGGCGCGGTGGCACCCGCTGCCCCAGGAGCCTTCGCCCCCGGAGCTGCCGGAGCCGCCGCCGTCGTCGGCCCCGACACCGCACGAAGGCGTCACGGCAGGTAGCCGATGTTGA
- a CDS encoding DMT family transporter, with protein sequence MNTSPPSHPSHPSPPSSRQLRDLAPGVAGMALVGSSVTVSRSLVDAPLFGVQAVRYTMAALLLFGLARLARVRITVPRGREWLWLAGVAATGLVLFNVAVVRGVAHAEPAVIAVAVACVPVLFGVVGPLMEGRTPSRRVLLAAPVVVAGAVLVEGTGRTDAAGVGWAALALGCEAGFTLLAVPVLRRHGAWGVSLHAVWMGAVMLAVLTVCVEGPSELVTVSPRQWAATGYLAVMVTAVAFLLWYRTVAAVGSGRAGLLTGVAPLAAAGAGAATGGGVPGPAVWLGLAVVVAGLAVGLRAERAPGGPTATMPAPAARATPAAPAARKPRNAHEPAAP encoded by the coding sequence ATGAACACCTCACCCCCTTCGCACCCTTCGCACCCCTCACCCCCTTCGTCCCGGCAGCTGCGGGACCTCGCCCCCGGTGTCGCCGGCATGGCACTCGTCGGCAGCAGCGTCACCGTCTCCCGCTCCCTCGTGGACGCCCCGCTCTTCGGGGTGCAGGCCGTTCGCTACACGATGGCCGCGCTGCTCCTGTTCGGCCTGGCCCGCCTCGCCCGGGTGCGGATCACCGTGCCGCGCGGCCGGGAGTGGCTGTGGCTGGCCGGGGTCGCCGCGACCGGGCTGGTGCTGTTCAACGTGGCCGTCGTACGGGGCGTCGCGCACGCCGAGCCGGCCGTGATCGCCGTCGCCGTGGCCTGCGTCCCCGTCCTGTTCGGGGTGGTCGGCCCGCTGATGGAGGGCCGCACGCCCAGCCGCCGGGTACTGCTGGCCGCGCCGGTGGTGGTCGCCGGCGCCGTCCTGGTGGAGGGAACGGGCCGGACGGACGCGGCCGGTGTCGGATGGGCGGCGCTGGCGCTGGGCTGCGAGGCCGGCTTCACGCTGCTCGCGGTGCCGGTGCTGCGGCGCCACGGAGCGTGGGGGGTGTCGCTGCACGCGGTGTGGATGGGCGCGGTGATGCTGGCGGTGCTCACCGTCTGCGTCGAGGGGCCTTCGGAGCTCGTGACCGTGAGCCCGCGCCAGTGGGCGGCCACGGGCTACCTCGCCGTCATGGTGACAGCCGTGGCCTTCCTGCTCTGGTACCGCACGGTGGCCGCGGTGGGTTCCGGCCGGGCCGGGCTGCTGACCGGGGTGGCCCCGCTCGCGGCGGCGGGCGCGGGCGCCGCCACCGGCGGCGGAGTGCCCGGGCCTGCGGTGTGGCTGGGCCTGGCCGTGGTGGTCGCCGGGCTGGCGGTCGGACTCCGGGCGGAGCGGGCCCCGGGCGGGCCGACGGCCACAATGCCCGCGCCGGCCGCGCGAGCCACCCCGGCCGCGCCGGCCGCGCGAAAGCCTCGTAACGCCCATGAGCCCGCCGCCCCTTGA
- a CDS encoding endo-alpha-N-acetylgalactosaminidase family protein — MRTPLWPAAAAVAGLVATLVVAVPATPAVAAGPVTITSPELSVSVDSAFPRVISYTRTATGDVLNGNEDTIGAIVVNGTTYNPTVTATPSASGVDYALAFSGVTIRSRLSVAGSVVEFKVTAIEDTTALRVRSFAIPHHNLVSVRSSQAGAALSTAKMHTATTGTGDTFTPITANTPVDASATTVMYGLANTGKLAAAIDSNSYYDAPSGATANENGRISKQVTDKGTYRRAGLWSGSWLYRASGAADTDTEPLPYVRVAITADRNADSTVDWQDAAVAYRDIWTAPTGWQQTADRVVQRIPFNFASAATHPFAETLDETKRVNLATDGLGQFVLLKGYASEGHDSAHMDYKNIGSKLGGATDLNTLTTVGHTYNADFGVHINATEEYPVSATFDPAHQTGGLGWDWLDQSYYVDTRKDGQSGERLKRLQDLKVAAPGLDFLYVDVWYGDGYLSRKLEREIGGLGYQLATEFPASMTGQSLWHHWATDVNYGGTDLKGINSNIARFIANHTKDDWIAANPLLGGAEITAYEGWQGKRDFTSFLTTTFGTNLPTKYLQESPIVKWTAGAVTLANGTTVTTSGNTRKITTAGRTVLDGSAYLLPRDGKLYHWNDKAASTTWTLPAGWSSPKLYKLTDTGRQPVGDLAVTGGQVTINAAARTAYVVTNGAAPAQADPNWGEGAPVKDPSFFSGNLNAWSVTGTGAAVTRNAQGQNELTMAASTAPAVSQQLTGLTPGTHAASVWVSTPAGRAATLTVTPAGGTAVSVYADSSTLTNNLGGSEKNGTKMQRMKVLFDVPSGQSTATLKLSAVAGSGIVHLDDVRVVRSARTPLNGHWFTEDFENVDAGWGPFAFGGAGGSATDPRTHIAQRNAPYTQAGWSGKLVDDVISGQNSLKSHEERQGLVYRTLPQTLRLAPGRSYKVTFSYENGFSGDYQFVTGSGSTETATALNQARTATTFTKTFTAGTDAWIGVRKVTGEGSHNEADFILDDLAVDDLGTGSGGELLVPQTQMSVKAVDSQETAGENGAAANVLDGDSATIWHTQWYQATAPMPHEITLDLGASYNVSALHYLPRQTQSNGRIADYQVLTSTDGVTWGTAAASGSFANTTAQQDVAFTARTARYVKLKATREVSGNPWTAVAELNIGYLP, encoded by the coding sequence ATGCGAACCCCCCTCTGGCCGGCCGCAGCCGCGGTGGCCGGTCTCGTGGCCACCTTGGTCGTGGCCGTGCCCGCCACCCCCGCCGTGGCGGCCGGTCCCGTGACGATCACCTCGCCCGAGCTGTCCGTGAGCGTGGACAGCGCCTTCCCCCGCGTCATCAGCTACACCCGCACCGCCACCGGGGACGTGCTGAACGGCAACGAGGACACCATCGGCGCGATCGTCGTCAACGGAACCACCTACAACCCCACCGTCACCGCCACCCCCTCCGCCTCCGGCGTGGACTACGCGCTGGCCTTCTCCGGAGTGACCATCAGGTCCCGTCTCTCGGTGGCCGGGTCGGTGGTGGAGTTCAAGGTCACCGCGATCGAGGACACGACCGCCCTGCGCGTACGCAGCTTCGCCATCCCCCACCACAACCTGGTCAGCGTCCGCAGCAGCCAGGCGGGCGCCGCGCTCTCCACCGCGAAGATGCACACCGCCACCACCGGCACCGGGGACACCTTCACCCCGATCACGGCGAACACCCCGGTCGACGCCTCCGCCACGACCGTGATGTACGGCCTGGCCAACACCGGCAAGCTGGCCGCGGCCATCGACTCCAACTCGTACTACGACGCCCCCTCGGGCGCCACCGCCAACGAGAACGGCCGGATCAGCAAGCAGGTCACCGACAAGGGCACCTACCGCCGGGCCGGCTTGTGGAGCGGATCCTGGCTCTACCGGGCCTCGGGCGCCGCCGACACCGACACCGAGCCCCTGCCCTACGTCCGCGTCGCGATCACGGCCGACCGCAACGCCGACTCCACCGTGGACTGGCAGGACGCGGCGGTCGCCTACCGCGACATCTGGACCGCGCCCACGGGCTGGCAGCAGACCGCCGACCGGGTCGTGCAGCGCATCCCCTTCAACTTCGCCTCCGCGGCCACCCACCCGTTCGCCGAGACCCTCGACGAGACCAAGCGGGTCAACCTCGCCACCGACGGCCTCGGCCAGTTCGTCCTGCTCAAGGGGTACGCCTCCGAGGGCCACGACTCGGCCCACATGGACTACAAGAACATCGGCTCCAAGCTCGGCGGCGCCACCGACCTCAACACCCTCACCACCGTCGGCCACACCTACAACGCCGACTTCGGTGTCCACATCAACGCCACCGAGGAGTACCCGGTCTCGGCCACCTTCGACCCGGCGCACCAGACCGGCGGCCTCGGCTGGGACTGGCTCGACCAGTCGTACTACGTGGACACCCGCAAGGACGGCCAGTCCGGCGAGCGCCTCAAGAGGCTCCAGGACCTCAAGGTGGCCGCCCCCGGCCTGGACTTCCTCTACGTGGACGTCTGGTACGGCGACGGCTACCTCTCGCGCAAGCTCGAACGCGAGATCGGCGGCCTCGGCTACCAGCTCGCCACCGAGTTCCCCGCCTCCATGACCGGACAGTCCCTCTGGCACCACTGGGCCACCGACGTCAACTACGGCGGCACCGACCTCAAGGGCATCAACTCGAACATCGCCCGCTTCATCGCCAACCACACCAAGGACGACTGGATCGCCGCCAACCCGCTGCTCGGCGGCGCGGAGATCACCGCCTACGAGGGCTGGCAGGGCAAGCGGGACTTCACCTCCTTCCTCACCACCACCTTCGGGACGAACCTGCCGACCAAGTACCTCCAGGAATCCCCGATCGTGAAGTGGACCGCGGGCGCCGTCACCCTCGCCAACGGCACCACCGTCACCACCTCCGGGAACACCCGCAAGATCACCACGGCCGGGCGGACCGTCCTCGACGGCTCCGCCTACCTGCTCCCGCGCGACGGCAAGCTCTACCACTGGAACGACAAGGCCGCCTCCACCACCTGGACCCTGCCGGCCGGCTGGTCCTCGCCCAAGCTGTACAAACTGACCGACACCGGCCGTCAGCCGGTCGGCGACCTGGCCGTCACCGGCGGGCAGGTCACCATCAACGCCGCCGCCAGGACCGCCTACGTCGTCACCAACGGCGCCGCCCCCGCCCAGGCCGACCCGAACTGGGGCGAGGGCGCCCCCGTCAAGGACCCCTCCTTCTTCTCCGGCAACCTGAACGCCTGGTCCGTCACCGGGACCGGCGCCGCCGTCACCCGCAACGCCCAGGGACAGAACGAGCTCACGATGGCCGCGAGCACCGCGCCCGCCGTCTCCCAGCAGCTCACCGGGCTCACCCCCGGCACCCACGCCGCCTCCGTCTGGGTCTCCACCCCGGCCGGACGCGCCGCCACCCTCACCGTGACCCCCGCCGGAGGCACGGCCGTCTCCGTCTACGCCGACTCCTCGACGCTGACCAACAACCTCGGCGGCAGCGAGAAGAACGGCACCAAGATGCAGCGCATGAAGGTGCTCTTCGACGTGCCGTCCGGCCAGTCCACGGCCACCCTCAAGCTGTCCGCGGTCGCCGGATCCGGCATCGTCCACCTGGACGACGTACGGGTCGTCCGTTCCGCCCGCACCCCGCTGAACGGCCACTGGTTCACCGAGGACTTCGAGAACGTCGACGCGGGCTGGGGCCCCTTCGCCTTCGGCGGCGCCGGCGGCTCGGCCACCGACCCGCGCACGCACATCGCCCAGCGCAACGCCCCGTACACCCAGGCCGGATGGAGCGGAAAGCTGGTCGACGACGTGATCAGCGGGCAGAACTCGCTGAAATCGCACGAGGAGCGGCAGGGCCTGGTCTACCGCACCCTCCCGCAGACGCTGCGGCTGGCGCCCGGCCGCTCGTACAAGGTCACCTTCAGCTACGAGAACGGCTTCAGCGGGGACTACCAGTTCGTCACCGGCTCCGGCAGCACCGAGACGGCAACCGCGCTGAACCAGGCCCGGACGGCCACCACCTTCACCAAGACCTTCACCGCGGGGACCGACGCCTGGATCGGCGTACGGAAGGTCACCGGCGAAGGCTCCCACAACGAGGCCGACTTCATCCTCGACGACCTCGCCGTCGACGACCTGGGCACCGGGAGCGGCGGCGAACTCCTCGTCCCGCAGACGCAGATGAGCGTCAAGGCCGTCGACAGCCAGGAGACCGCCGGGGAGAACGGCGCCGCGGCCAACGTGCTCGACGGGGACAGCGCCACCATCTGGCACACCCAGTGGTACCAGGCGACCGCCCCGATGCCGCACGAGATCACCCTCGACCTCGGCGCCTCCTACAACGTCTCCGCCCTCCACTACCTGCCCCGGCAGACGCAGAGCAACGGGCGCATCGCCGACTACCAGGTCCTCACGTCCACGGACGGGGTCACCTGGGGGACGGCGGCCGCTTCGGGATCCTTCGCCAACACCACCGCGCAGCAGGACGTCGCCTTCACGGCGCGCACAGCGCGCTACGTCAAGCTCAAGGCCACGAGGGAGGTTTCGGGCAACCCGTGGACGGCGGTCGCGGAACTCAACATCGGCTACCTGCCGTGA